Below is a window of Luteolibacter rhizosphaerae DNA.
CTCCGGGCGAAAGCGGCGAGGAGATCTCGATCGAGTATCGCGAGGGCGGCCTGCTCTCCGTGCCGATCGATCAGGCGCATCTGGTCGCCAAATATGTGGGTCTCGGCGGCAAGACCCCTGAGCTCAACAAGCTCGGCGGGGCGACTTGGAAGAACATCCGCAAGTCCGCCGAGAAATCGATCCTCGATTACGCCGCACAGTTGCTCCGGGTTCAGGCCGAGCGCCAGGCCGAGCCCGGCATCCCCCACCCTCCCGATTCCCGCTGGATGTGGGAGTTCGAAAACTCCTTCCACTTCACCGAGACGCCCGACCAGCGCCGCGCCATCGAGCAATCGAAGCGCGACATGGAATCAGCCAAACCCATGGACCGCCTGATCTGCGGCGACGTGGGATTCGGCAAGACGGAGGTGGCGATCCGGGCCGCCTTCAAGGCAGCCACCGGCGGCATGCAGGTAGCCGTGTTGGTGCCCACCACCGTCCTCGCGGAGCAACACTGGCGGACCTTCCGCGAGCGGATGAGCGATTACCCGATCCGCGTCGAGTTACTCAACCGCTTCCGCACTCCCGCCCAGATCCGCGAGACCATCCAAGGCCTCGCCGATGGTTCGGTGGACATCGTGATCGGCACCCACCGCTTGATCTCCGGCGACGTGCACTTCAAGAACCTCGCGCTCGCAGTCGTCGATGAGGAGCAGCGCTTCGGCGTGAAGCACAAGGAGAAGTTCAAAGAGCTATTCCGCAGCATCGACGTGATGACCCTCTCCGCCACGCCGATCCCGCGCACGCTCTACATGGCGCTGATGGGTGCACGCGACATGTCCACCATCGACACTCCGCCGCCGAACCGCGTGCCGGTGCACACCAGCGTGGTGCAGTACGATGAGCGGATCATCCGCGAGGCGATCCAGCGCGAGATGAAGCGAGGCGGCCAGGTCTTCTTCCTTCACAATCGTGTGAAGAGCATCGAGATGATGCGCAAGAAGCTGGAGGAATTGGTCCCGGAGGCGCGCATCCTCGTCGGCCACGGGCAGATGGAGAAGGACGACCTGGAAGTGGTGATGCGGAAGTTCGTCCATGGCGAAGCGGACATCCTGCTCGCCACCACCATCATCGAAACCGGCATCGATATCCCGAACGCGAACACAATCCTGATCGACCGCGCCGACCGCTTCGGTCTCGCGGACCTCTATCAGCTCCGCGGACGCGTCGGACGTGCCGGCGAGAAGGCCTATGCGATCCTGCTGCTACCACGCGACTTCATCACGGCGGGCGATGCCCGCAAACGCATCCATGCCATCAAGCAATACACCGCGCTCGGCTCGGGTTTCAAGATCGCCATGCGGGACCTGGAGATCCGCGGCGCGGGCAATCTGTTAGGCACCAAGCAGAGCGGCCACATCGCCGCCGTCGGCTTCGATCTCTACTGCCAGCTCCTGCGCCAATCCGTCGACCGCCTGCAGGGCCGCACGCCGAAGGCACGTGTGGAGGCCAGCTTCCGCAGCGACTTCGTGGCATTCTCGGAGGCAGAGTTCGCGCGCGGCTCCGGCGATGGCGAGCTGTTGCCCGCCTTCCTACCGAACGCTTGGCTCGGCGAAACCCAGCTTCGTGTGAGTGCCTACCGCGAACTCGCCGAAACGATGGTCGAGAAAGATCTCGATCAGATGGAGCGGCGCTGGAGGGACCGCTTCGGTCGCCTCCCGGAAGCCGCGGAAAATCTCATCGTCATCGGACGCATCCGCCTCGCTGCCGCGGGCAAGGGCGTCTCTTCTGTCGAGATCAAGGGCCAGCGCCTCATGCTCCAACGCGGTGGCGACTACATCATGCTCGAAGGCCGCCGCTTCCCCCGACTCGTCTCGGTTGAACCGCGCGACAAGGTCATCGAAGCCCTCGAGATGCTGCGCTCGCTCTGAAGCGTTTCAGTATTCGAAAAACAGCGGCTTGAAGCCCATTCCGCGGATGGCGGATCCGGTGTTGTGGAAGCGCACCCCTCCCTCGACGTGATTGCTGAAGGGAACGTGCGTGTGCCCGAAAAAGCAATCCACCGTGCCCACCCGCCAGTCCGGCGAAAAACCATCGAGGTGCCTCGACACCCGACGGACCGTCACCCCGCGCGGAAACTGCTGCTGGCTAAATAGCTTCCCCACCCCGGTCGAAGCTGCGATCGCATAGAGTCCGCTGCCGATCGGGCCGCAGGGGCGGTCCCGGCTCCAGGCATCGCGATGGGCAGCCAGCCGCTCGCCGCTCATTTGCGGGCTCGCGCAGTCCCCCGGGAGGAAAAGCGAGTGCCCCAGACGGATGGTCTCCGAGTGGAAGTTCAGCGGTCGACACATCCGGCCAAGATCCTCCGCCTGTGAGCGGAAGGTCCGCAAGCGGTCATGATTGCCGAAAATGTAGTGCACCCGCCGTCCGTCGAATTGCACCGACAGGCGCTCGAGCCAGAGCAGCGCGGCACGGATGGAAGCCCCCTCCGAGGGATACATGCTCCAGCGGAAGTCAAAAGTATCCCCATTCAACACCAAGGTATCGATGCGCTCCAGATGCCTCTTGATGCGACGCAGCTGATCCTCGCCATTCGATCTCGGGGAGAACAGATGAAGGTCGGAGATAACAAGTCCTTGTCTCAACGCCCGGAGTCTACGGGAAAGCACCGGTGCCGTCGATCCTTGCCCGCGCCTCCCGAAAAATTCACACATTCACCGCAAAGCCTTCTCCCACACATCCGCCTTGAAGCCCACCAGCACCACCCCGTCCCCGATCACGAACGGGCGCTTCACGAGGTTCCCATTTCCGGAGAGCAGGTCCACCGCCTCCCGCGTCGTCATCGTGGGCAGCTTGTCCTTCAGGCCGAGCTCGCGGTAGTCGCCGCCGGAGGTATTGAAGAGCGGACGGAGGTCGCCTTGGTAAGCGTTCACGGCCATCAGCAGCTCCTCCGCGGTTGGCGGGGTTTCGCGGATCGCCTTCACTTCATGCGGCACACCATGTTCTTTCAGCCACTTCAGGGCCTGTCGGCAGGTGTCGCAGCCTTTGTATGCGTAGACGGTGAGCATTCCCGATCTTGCCTCTAGCGCTCCGCCGCGCAAGGCTTCCCGCCCGATGAGTTTGAAGGACGGACTGCTGGAAGAGATCAGGGCGGAATTGAGGCGGCGTTTCGACCGCCTTACCAAGGCGGCCCGGGAAGCCCATGCCGCCGCTACGGATCCCGGCAGCAAGGCGGAAGGCAAATACGACACCCGCAGTCTGGAAGCCTCCTACCTCGCCGCCGGCCAAGCCCGTCAGGTCGAGGAGTTGGCGGCCGATCTCGAACTTTTCGACAAGCTCAGCCTGCCCGACTTCGGCATGGAAGATGAGATCGACGCCGGGGCCTTGGTGGAGGTGGACATGAACAGCGAGTCCGCATGGTTCCTGCTCGCTCCCGGCGCCGGTGGATTGGAGTTGGAGTGGGAAGGCCGCACGATCACCCTGCTCACGCCCTCAAGCCTGCTCTATCGCAAGCTGTTAGGCCTGAGGACCGGGGATAGTGCGGAATCCCCGGAATTGTCGGTTTCCGAAGTAATGTGAACCGTCCGCGACTTACCTACGTAGTTCTTCTACAAGCGAAGACGTAATACCGGGCTTGGCCGAGTAAGGGTAATTTTCGGACATGAGATCCCCCCACCTCATCCTGATCATCCCTCTGTGCCTAGCCGCCATGAGCTGCAAGAAGTCCGCTGTCGCCGCCTGCGATTCCTTCGGTGAGAAGCTCGGCGAAGTCGCTGCCCAAGCCTCCACGCGAGTCACCGATTCCGCCAAACGAAGCTCTGGCAAGAGCCACGACCAAGGCTGGGATCCGGCATCCCAAGATCTCCCTCCGGGAATGACGGCGGTGCGCTCGAAGCCAGCCGCCAAGCATCCCGAGATCGATTGGTAGGCATCCGGGCCTGGCGCCCGGATGCACCCCAAATCATCTCAGCTTACTTCTTTGCCAGCAGGCTGGAGCCGCTCATTTCCTTGGGCTTCTCCAGCCCCATCATGTCGAGCAGCGTGGGAGCCACATCGGCGAGAATGCCGTCCTTCACCTGATACTTGTCAGCATCGGCGCCCACATAGATCAGGTGGACGAGGTTCGTCGTGTGAGCGGTGTGTGGCGAGCCGTCCGGATTGATCATGTACTCGCAGTTGCCGTGGTCGGCGGTGAGCAGCAGCTTGCCGCCCAGACGCAGGGCCTCGGTGACCACGGCCTCGCAGCAGGCATCGATTTTCTCGCAGGCCTTGATCGCGGCTTCCACCACCCCGGTGTGACCGACCATGTCCGGGTTCGCGAAGTTGATGATGACCAGATCGTAATCTTTGAGGCGGCTGACCACCGTAGCGGTCACCTCATCTGCGCTCATCTGCGGCTTCAGATCGTAGGTGGCCACATCCTTCGGCGACGGGATGATCGCGCGGTCCTCGCCTTTGTTAGGCTTCTCGATGCCGCCGTTGAAGAAATAGGTCACGTGCGGGTACTTCTCCGTCTCCGCGATGCGGAGCTGGGTCTTCTTCGCCTTGGCGGCGGTTTCACCAAGGCCCATCTTCAGGGTCTGCGGGCGGAAGATCACCGGACAGTCGTAGTCCTTGGCGTATTCCGTGAGGGTCACGTAGTTGACCTTCGGGCGACGGCCCGCCTTGAAGGGCTTGAAGGTTCCCTCGGTCAGGAAAGCATCGGAGATCTGGCGCACGCGGTCGGCGCGGAAGTTGAAGAACAGCACCACGTCGCCGTCGCGCACCAGCTTCTTGCCCGGCGTCACAAAGACCATCGGCAGCAGGAACTCGTCGGTCTTGTCCTGCGCGTATTTCTCCGCGATCGCCTCCGAAGCCAGCACGTCCTTCGCTTCGCCGATGCCATGCACGATAGCATCCCAAGCGAGCTTGGTGCGCTCCCAGCGCTTGTCGCGGTCCATCGCATAGTAGCGGCCGGTCACCGTGGCGATCCGCGCGCCATACTGGGCGATCTCGTCCTCCACCTTCGAGACATACTCCGCGCCACCGGTCGGAGAGGTGTCGCGGCCGTCGGTGATGGCGTGCACGTAGATGTCATCCACGCCTGCCTTCTTCGCCATGCCCACCATCGCGCAGAGGTGGTCTTGGTGCGAGTGAACCCCACCGTCGGACAGCAGGCCGATGAAGTGCAGGCGCTTGCCCTTGGCATCCGCCAAGGCCTTCTTGAAAATCTTGTTCTTGGCCAGTTCGCCGTCCTCGATCGCCTTGTTAATCCGGGTCAGATCCTGGTAGACGATCCGCCCTGCGCCGAGATTCAGGTGACCCACCTCGGAGTTCCCCATCTGCCCCGGAGGCAGGCCCACATCCATGCCGGATGCGCTCAAAAAGCCCTTCGGATACTGCTCGAACAACGCATCGTGGAAAGGAGTCTTCGCAAGAAGGGAGGCGTTGCCGTCTTTCTTTGCAGTCTTCTTCCCTCCGGGGTTCACACCCCAGCCGTCGCGAATGATGAGCACCACCGGTTTCTTGGCCATGACGCGCCGCGTGTAGCGACCAGCGGGCCCAGCGTAAAGCGGGGATTCCGCGGATTCCAAGGCAACCGCGAAGCGCCCTCCGTCATGCGCAAATCCTTGAAATTGCAAGCTTCAACTGCGTATTCCATGTAGGGGATTTCGCTGGCCACCCGGTCCGGAGAGTGCTTGGAAAGCGGCGCGGACGAACTGTTCCGCGACGATGAACAATCCTTCCGCCGGCCACGCCGGTCGCCAGCCCTCGCTCGCCGCTGCCACTTTGGCAGCCCTCGGGATCGTTTTCGGAGACATCGGCACCAGCCCGCTCTACGCCTTCCGAGAGTGCTTTGCCCCCCACGGCATCGACCCCACTCCCTTGACCAAGGGGAATCTCGTCGGCGCGGCCTCCCTGATCGTCTGGGCGCTGATCCTCGTTGTCTCGGTCAAATACGTCCTCATCATCCTGCGTTTGGATAACCGGGGCGAGGGCGGCATCCTCGCCCTTTCCGCTCTCATTCGCTCCGCTGCGCGGCGGCTAGGGGGCAAGGACCCAAAGATGATCCTTCTGCTCGGTCTCGCCGGCTCATCGCTGATCTATGCGGATGGCATGATCACCCCCTCCATTTCCGTGCTGTCTGCGGTGGAGGGGCTTTCCGTCAGCGCGCCGCAGCTCTCGAATTACGTCGTGCCACTCGCCGTCGTTATCCTCGTGGGCATGTTCAGCATCCAACGCCACGGCACGGGGCGGGTCGGTATTCTTTTCGGGCCGATCGTGTTGCTCTGGTTCCTCACCCTCGGCGCCCTTGGCCTGCGCGGCGTCATCGCTCATCCGGAGGTCCTGAGTGCGATCAGCCCGACCGCCGGCATCACCTTCCTGATCCGGGAATGGCATCATGCATTCCCTCTGCTTGCTGCCGTATTCCTGGCCGTGACCGGTGGTGAAGCGCTCTATGCGGACCTCGGCCATTTCGGCACACGCTCCATCCGCGTCGGCTGGTTCGCCGTGGTGCTCCCCGGCCTTGTCTTGAACTATCTGGGTCAAGCGGCCCTGCTCAGCTACGATCCCTCCGCCCTGCGCGCGCCCTTCTTCCTCCTCGCGCCGGAAATGCTGCGCTTTCCGCTCACCATCCTGGCCACCGCCGCCGCCGCGATCGCCAGCCAAGCGCTTATCTCGGGAGCTTTCTCCCTCACCACCCAGGCCGTGCAACTCGGCTGCTTGCCGCGCGTGAAAATCCGCTACACCTCGGATCACTCCGCCGGGCAGGTCTATGTTCCCTCGATCAACCGCTTCCTTCTCGTCGCCTGCATCGTGCTGGTGGTTAGCTTCAAGAGCTCCACCGCCCTCGCTGGCGCCTACGGCATCGCCATCGTACTGACGATGACGATCACCTCTTTCCTCTTCTACTCCGCGGCGCGCGCCGTATGGGGCTGGACCAAGCTCAAGGCCGGGGCCGTCACCGGTCTCTTCCTCGCCATCGAGATTCCTTTCCTCGCCGCGAATTCGCTCAAGATCATCCACGGCGGCTGGCTACCGCTCGTCGTGGCAGGCTCCGCAATGGGCCTGATGGTCACCTGGATCTGGGGTCGGGCCCGCCTCTACAAGCGCCTTTCCCGCGAGGCCCTGCCCGTCGATGCCCTGCTGGCCGATCTCAAGCGCGGCTCGATCCACCGCGTCCACGGCACCGCCGTCTACATGAGCGGCCGCGGCGACACCGTGCCCACCGCCCTGCTACACAATCTGAAGCACAACCAAGTCCTGCACGAAAAGGTCGTGCTGCTCCACGTCGATACCCTCGACCAGCCCTACGCCTACCCCTGCGCCTGCGCCAAGCATGAGGATCTTGGCAGCGGCCTGCACCGCGTCAGCCTGAGCTTCGGCTTCGCGGAAACTCCGGACGTACCGGAAGCACTCAAGACCCGGTTGCCGGAAGAGGTAAAATTCCATCCGGGCAAGGCGACCTACTTCCTCGGCCGCGAATCCTACGGCGTGGGCAAGAATGCCAGCGCTCTCGATCGCATCCGCCTAGCGGTTTTCGCTGTCATGGCTCGGAACGCGTCCCCCGCCACGGCTTACTTCCGGCTCCCGCCCGGTCGCGTCGTCGAGCTCGGGGCGCAGATCACGCTCTGAAAAGGCTCTGAAACCTACGCAAAGCGCCCCTGTTTCAAATCGCTCTCTCGGAAAAGTTCCAGCACTCGTTTGCATTCCACGCGTCTCCGCCTACTGTTAGGTGGACCGGATTGATCCGGCCCGACAACTGGAAAGGAACCCTGCCAGATGCTCGGAAAAATCCTGCGCTTCTTCCGCGGAGACCCTCGTCCTGAACGACGGGAAAGGCCTCTGGACGACGCTCCGGTGCCGAAACTCGGCTTGGCACTTTCTTCCGGCGGAGCACGCGGGCTGGCCCATGTCGGGGTTCTTCAGGTTCTTGAAGAAAACGGCATCGAGGTGCATGCCATCGCTGGCTCGAGCATGGGTGCCTACATCGGGGCCCTCTGGGCAGCAGGCTTTTCCGGCGCCGCTCTGGAAGAACTCGCCGCGGAGATGCACGACCGCCGCCAACTCTGGCGACTGGCCGACCCGATGATCCCGCCCATGAAGGGTCTCTTCCGCGGCATGAAGGCGCGGGCTCATCTCGAACGCTCCCTCGGCGACCTCTGTTTTGAGGAGCTTGAACGCAAGATCCTCGCCGTC
It encodes the following:
- the mfd gene encoding transcription-repair coupling factor codes for the protein MPRKAEAQDDWLLRAIGQPDFKQRLALAASGAGGVVFDHADEASHAWLSAVVLKHLMGSGKRRFWLVCEGPRQRERLAAELELWGIDAADLPEPPVELEGGQLADPETAAQRLEVLDMAAQREACVILCGPEAFEHPAPSPAELAGSRISIRQGSDADPLDLAAKLSTHGYDRVTTVQGRGQFAVRGGILDVFPWQGGRPLRIEFFDTEVESLREFDVDSQSSTGKLDSAELLLAEPELEATVADYLRPDDTRIAYEEAELEADVRITSGASNSVGEEDFSTACFGSPLGSFEAGDFVLEQSRRQRFFSQLDEWRAQDWKIGMVFSNKGEEDRFIELAGQDSIADLIRLRGELVQGFTVPAARMAVLSSSELFGRYRTPGTLKRSRQDGHRVLTARASLDDIAEGDLVVHYEYGIGRFRGIAPGESGEEISIEYREGGLLSVPIDQAHLVAKYVGLGGKTPELNKLGGATWKNIRKSAEKSILDYAAQLLRVQAERQAEPGIPHPPDSRWMWEFENSFHFTETPDQRRAIEQSKRDMESAKPMDRLICGDVGFGKTEVAIRAAFKAATGGMQVAVLVPTTVLAEQHWRTFRERMSDYPIRVELLNRFRTPAQIRETIQGLADGSVDIVIGTHRLISGDVHFKNLALAVVDEEQRFGVKHKEKFKELFRSIDVMTLSATPIPRTLYMALMGARDMSTIDTPPPNRVPVHTSVVQYDERIIREAIQREMKRGGQVFFLHNRVKSIEMMRKKLEELVPEARILVGHGQMEKDDLEVVMRKFVHGEADILLATTIIETGIDIPNANTILIDRADRFGLADLYQLRGRVGRAGEKAYAILLLPRDFITAGDARKRIHAIKQYTALGSGFKIAMRDLEIRGAGNLLGTKQSGHIAAVGFDLYCQLLRQSVDRLQGRTPKARVEASFRSDFVAFSEAEFARGSGDGELLPAFLPNAWLGETQLRVSAYRELAETMVEKDLDQMERRWRDRFGRLPEAAENLIVIGRIRLAAAGKGVSSVEIKGQRLMLQRGGDYIMLEGRRFPRLVSVEPRDKVIEALEMLRSL
- a CDS encoding metallophosphoesterase, producing MRQGLVISDLHLFSPRSNGEDQLRRIKRHLERIDTLVLNGDTFDFRWSMYPSEGASIRAALLWLERLSVQFDGRRVHYIFGNHDRLRTFRSQAEDLGRMCRPLNFHSETIRLGHSLFLPGDCASPQMSGERLAAHRDAWSRDRPCGPIGSGLYAIAASTGVGKLFSQQQFPRGVTVRRVSRHLDGFSPDWRVGTVDCFFGHTHVPFSNHVEGGVRFHNTGSAIRGMGFKPLFFEY
- a CDS encoding arsenate reductase family protein, producing MLTVYAYKGCDTCRQALKWLKEHGVPHEVKAIRETPPTAEELLMAVNAYQGDLRPLFNTSGGDYRELGLKDKLPTMTTREAVDLLSGNGNLVKRPFVIGDGVVLVGFKADVWEKALR
- the gpmI gene encoding 2,3-bisphosphoglycerate-independent phosphoglycerate mutase, translated to MAKKPVVLIIRDGWGVNPGGKKTAKKDGNASLLAKTPFHDALFEQYPKGFLSASGMDVGLPPGQMGNSEVGHLNLGAGRIVYQDLTRINKAIEDGELAKNKIFKKALADAKGKRLHFIGLLSDGGVHSHQDHLCAMVGMAKKAGVDDIYVHAITDGRDTSPTGGAEYVSKVEDEIAQYGARIATVTGRYYAMDRDKRWERTKLAWDAIVHGIGEAKDVLASEAIAEKYAQDKTDEFLLPMVFVTPGKKLVRDGDVVLFFNFRADRVRQISDAFLTEGTFKPFKAGRRPKVNYVTLTEYAKDYDCPVIFRPQTLKMGLGETAAKAKKTQLRIAETEKYPHVTYFFNGGIEKPNKGEDRAIIPSPKDVATYDLKPQMSADEVTATVVSRLKDYDLVIINFANPDMVGHTGVVEAAIKACEKIDACCEAVVTEALRLGGKLLLTADHGNCEYMINPDGSPHTAHTTNLVHLIYVGADADKYQVKDGILADVAPTLLDMMGLEKPKEMSGSSLLAKK
- a CDS encoding potassium transporter Kup yields the protein MNNPSAGHAGRQPSLAAATLAALGIVFGDIGTSPLYAFRECFAPHGIDPTPLTKGNLVGAASLIVWALILVVSVKYVLIILRLDNRGEGGILALSALIRSAARRLGGKDPKMILLLGLAGSSLIYADGMITPSISVLSAVEGLSVSAPQLSNYVVPLAVVILVGMFSIQRHGTGRVGILFGPIVLLWFLTLGALGLRGVIAHPEVLSAISPTAGITFLIREWHHAFPLLAAVFLAVTGGEALYADLGHFGTRSIRVGWFAVVLPGLVLNYLGQAALLSYDPSALRAPFFLLAPEMLRFPLTILATAAAAIASQALISGAFSLTTQAVQLGCLPRVKIRYTSDHSAGQVYVPSINRFLLVACIVLVVSFKSSTALAGAYGIAIVLTMTITSFLFYSAARAVWGWTKLKAGAVTGLFLAIEIPFLAANSLKIIHGGWLPLVVAGSAMGLMVTWIWGRARLYKRLSREALPVDALLADLKRGSIHRVHGTAVYMSGRGDTVPTALLHNLKHNQVLHEKVVLLHVDTLDQPYAYPCACAKHEDLGSGLHRVSLSFGFAETPDVPEALKTRLPEEVKFHPGKATYFLGRESYGVGKNASALDRIRLAVFAVMARNASPATAYFRLPPGRVVELGAQITL